Genomic segment of Murdochiella vaginalis:
CAGGAAATTACCGAACAGGGCATTACTCCCGTGATGCTCACAGGGGATAATCCTCGCACCGCGAAAGCGATTGCTGAGCAACTCGGGATCGAACGCTTTGTTGCGGGGCTTCTTCCGCAGGAAAAGGATCAGGTTTTACGTTCCTGGAAGGAAACACACGAAGGATATATGGGCATGGTCGGCGACGGCATCAATGATGCGCCTGCACTGGTGCGTGCCGACGTGGGCATTGCGATTGGTGCCGGAACGGATGTGGCGGTGGAGTCGGCCGATATTGTGCTGGTGCGTTCGGATTTACGGGATGTAGCAACGGCGATTGCGCTCTCCGCTCGTACAACGGCCAAAATTCGTCAGAACCTTTTTTGGGCATTTTTCTACAACGTGCTCTGCATTCCGGTGGCTGCCGGGGTGCTCTATCCCTTCTTTGGCATTACGCTCAATCCTATGATTGCCTCGGCTGCCATGGGGCTTTCCTCCGTTTTTGTGATGACCAATGCTCTCACCCTGCAACGCTTTCGCATTCAGCAGGATTCTGTTTTATCTTCGACGAAAGAGAAAAAACAGGCCATCAATATTCGCCCCTTGACGAAGAGGATTGGGTACAATGAGAACAGCGATGTGCAGGAGCAAAAAGAGGAGGAAGATTTTGCTCCGCATGGGAAGAATGCGCCAAGTTCCGAGGACGTTCCGGGAGACATAGCGCATTCTACAAGAAAGGAGAAGACCTTGAAAAAACAAATTCTTATCGAAGGCATGTCTTGTGCCCATTGCCAAAAACATGTGCAGGATGCTCTCAATGCGATAGACGGCGTACAAGCTACGGTCGACTTGGAAAAAGCGGTCGCACAGGTGACGGCAACGAAAGAAATTAGCGATACGCTTCTGAAGCAGGCCGTAGAGGACGCGGGGTATACGGTGCGTTCCATCGAGGAAAAAGCATGCTAAATTTATTTGCATTTGATCTGGACAATACGCTATTGGTGGAGGGCAGCATTCAGGGCCGCAATCGGAACGGTTTACGCTCTTTGCAAAATGCGGGAAAGACGATTGTGCTGGTAACCGGTCGTGTACTGCGTTCTCCGCAATTTCTGGCGGCCTAGGCGGGGCTGCGTGCGTATTGCATCGGATCGAATGGTGCCGTGGTGGCGACCCCCGAAGGGAAAGTGCTCTATAAAGAAGCGATTGATTCCCAGACGGCTGTGCAGCTGATTCAAATTGGAATTCGCCATCGAGTCTATTTTCACTTCTATTCCCAGGAGACGCTGTTCTCGCCCTATTGTTGGCCCGAACGCTTTGATCATTTGATCGCCTCAAAGACCAAGTATGGCACGCGCATGCAATGCAATATCCATATTCAAGAGCGCGCCGATCTGGAAATGGGTTCGCAAGAAATGTTAAAGATCCAATATTTTGCGGGAGAGGACATCGAATTGCAAAATGCACTTCTTCGTGAACTGCGGGGGCTTTCCCATGTCGCCGTGACCATGTCCGGTCAAGGAATGGTAGAGGTGATGGCGGAAGACGTCGACAAATGGAATGCCATCCTTGTGGTGGCGGATACACTGGGCATTTCTCCGAAAGAAATCTGTGCCATGGGGGATTACGACAATGACAGTCAGATGATTGCCCATGCTGGCATGGGTATCGCCATGGGCAATGCGCTTCCGGCTGTCAAAGAGGTCGCGGATCGCGTGACTGGTCTTTCCTCGGAGTACGGCGTAGCGCAGGCACTGGAAACGTTACAGGAAGAAGGATTCTGGTCATGACCGAAAAACGCGATAAAGCAAATAAAAGAGTGGATATCCTCATTATCGGTGGCGGCCCGGCCGGGCTCTCCGCTGCTCTTTATGCAGCGCGAAGCGGAAAATCGGTCGTGGTTTTAGAAAAAGAAACCATTGGCGGTCAAATGATGAGCACCGCTACCATTGAGAATGTGCCCGGCGGAGACAGCGATCCGAGCGTGCTGGCCACTCGTATGCAGGAGCAAGCGGAACGATTCGGCGCGCTATTTGCGCGCGGTGAAGTCATCCGAGTTTGTCTCGATACGACACCAAAGCGCATTGAGACAGAAGATACCATCTGGGATGCCGGTGCCGTTATTCTCGCGACGGGTGCGAATCCGCGCAAGCTCGGCCTCGACGGCGAAGATGCCTATGTCGGACGCGGATTGGGTTATTGCGCCACCTGTGACGGACCGTTCTTTACGGGTCTTCCCATCTATGTGGTGGGCGGCGGCGATGCCGCCTTTGACGAGAGTCTCTATTTGTCCACACTAAGCGATAACGTGACGATACTCTATCGCGGGCACACGCCCCGTGCTGCAAAATTATTGCAAGAGCGCGCACAAGCCTCCGGAAAAATTCATGTTGTGTTGAATACGGAAGTGGTGCGCCTGGGTGGCGATCCGATGTTGACGTCTTTTGTCATGCGCAACAACGTAACGGGAAAAGAAGAAACCGTGGAAGGCGATTTTGGTCTCTTTATTTACATCGGCATGATTCCCAATACAGCACTTTTCCGCGGACAGGTCAAGCTGGATGATGGCGGCTATATTGTCGCGGGAGAGGATACGACCACCGATGTAGCAGGCGTTTTCGCCGCGGGGGATGTGCGCACAAAAACCGTGCGTCAAATTGTCGGTGCTCTTTCGGACGGTGCGACTGCGGCAATTCACGCAGGGCGCTATTTGGATCAAAAATAAAAGAGAGGGAACAGAGCAAGCATGACCTCCCAGAGAAAACCAAAGAAGAAAAGCCTGTTCAGTGACCTGATGGTGAAATGGCATCGCGTGATCCTGCTCGTACTCAGCGCGCTCGTTATTTTGGGACTGCTTTTTTCTTTTTATCGGAGTAATATGACATTTAAAACGACGGAATATACGGTGGCAAGCCCATACTTGCCTAACGCTTTTAACAACTATCGCATTGCCCAGATTTCCGATTTGCACAATAACGTTTTTGGAAAAAATGGAAGCAAATTGCAGGAAGCGATTGAGGAAGCCAATCCTAATATTGTTGTGCTTACAGGCGATATCATTTCTCGCCGCACGCAAAATACGGATGCGGTGATCGAAGAACTCAAACCGATTGCGGAAAAGTATCCCACATACTATATCCGCGGCAATCACGAGCTCTACCGAGACCAAAATATGGAAAACGCCGAGGCATTCTATAAGGCACTGGACGCCATTGGCGTCGTTCGATTGGAGAACCGCACGGTCACGCTTTTGCATCGGGAAGCGACGATTCATCTTGCGGGTTTAACGGAACCCTTGGGATGCTATGAATACTCTTCGCCGCCGAAGATGGAAGAGTTGCTTGGAAAAAAAGGTGACGGCTACACCGTTCTTCTGGCGCATAATCCGTTGCCGTTTCAAACCTATGTGGATTGGGGCGCGGACCTGATTCTTTCCGGTCATGTGCATGGTGGCGTCATCCGCCTGCCTTTTATTGGCGGCGTATTATCGCCGGAGCGCAGCTTTTTTCCGGCTTACAGCAAGGGCGTTTATCAAAGCGGCAAACAAAGCATGGTGGTTTCAGTCGGAATGGGTGGGACGAAATTTCCATTTCGCCTTTTTAACGACCAAGAGCTGGTCATCATTACTCTGACATCACAGTCCATTCACTAATCAAGGAGGAAGCATGAATATTGTCGATATCATCCTGAAAAAACGTGACGGACAAGCCCTCACGGACGAAGAAATTCATTATTTTGTGGACGGGGTGAAAACCAAGACGCTGCCGGACTATCAGATTTCCGCATTGCTCATGGCAATCTATTTTTCCGGCATGAATGGTCATGAGGTCGCAAGTCTCACCCGTGAAATGGCGCTTTCCGGTGACTGCCTTTCGTTTCCGGCGCTTCGTCATCCCATTGTGGACAAACATTCCTCCGGCGGCGTGGGGGACAAAACCACATTGGTCATTGCCCCTGTGGTGGCAGCCTGCGGCTTGCCCATTGCCAAGCTTTCCGGACGTGGACTCGGCTTTACCGGTGGAACCATTGATAAATTGGAGAGTATTCCCGGTTTTCGCACGGAAATCAGCGAAGAAGAGTTTACACAATTTGTTTCGCAAGACGGGATCGCTATTATCGGCCAGAGTGCCGATATTGCCCCGGTAGATAAGGTGTTGTATGCCCTGCGCGATGTCACCGGTACCGTGGATTCCCTTCCGCTCATCGCCGCTTCCATCATGTCAAAAAAATTGGCAGATGGATCGGATGCCATTGTGCTGGATGTGAAGTTCGGCTCCGGAGCCTTCATGAAGACGCCGGAAGAGGCCATTGAGCTGGCAGAGATGATGGTAAGCATCGGTGAAGAGAACGGTAAGAAAACCATCGCCCTGGTGACGGATATGACACAGCCTTTGGGATGCGCCGTGGGCAATGCCATGGAGGTCAAAGAGGCGCTGGACACACTTAGAGGAGAAGGACCTGTCGATTTCCGTGCAGAGTGCTATGCACTGGCTGAAGCCATGCTGATGGCGGGAGAACGCGCTAAAAACGAGGAAGAAGCACAACGCCTTGTTCACGACGCGATCACGTCCGGAAAGGCACTGGCCAAAATGAAAGCCATGGTTATGAATCAGGGTGGCGACGTGTCCTACATCGAGGATCCTTCTTTGTTCCCGAAAGCGCAATATTCCCTGGCCGGTCGAGCGCAGCAGGATGGAGTGGTGTCCGCCATCAACGCGGAAACCATCGGCAAGAGCTCGCTCCTTTTAGGCGCGGGAAGACGGCGCACCGAAGATCGGATTGATCCCGCGGTGGGGCTGTACGTGCACAAAAAAGTAGGCGATACGGTCAAAAAGGGAGAGATACTCTTTACTGTCGAGGCCAATGACGAGTCGAGAGGAGCCGAGGCCGTAGCTCTTGCCCAATCGGCCTATACCCTCACAACGCAATCGGTTCAACGTGCACATACGCCGGTGTATGCCGTGGTGCGTAAAGATGGTGTGATACGTACCGAGAAAAACGCGTAAGGAGAAAAGCATGCAAAAATGGACTAGGCAAAATTGTCCCCAAAAAGCGCTTGTGGATGCCGCAGAGGATGCGCTGGAATATGCGTATTCACCGTATTCACACTTTCAGGTGGGTGCGGCACTTTTAGATGATCATGGGGTCATCTGGAGCGGATGCAACATTGAGAATGCTGCCTTTTCTCCCGGAACCTGCGCCGAACGAACGGCACTCTATAAGGCCGTTTCGGAAGGTGTTCGCTCGTTTCAAGCCATTGCCATTGTGGGCCGGCAGGAAGGCGAGCAGACCCTTACCGCATCGTTTACGACGCCGTGTGGAGTGTGCCGTCAGGTATTAAGCGAATTTTGCGCAAAAAAAATGCCGGTCTATGTAGCGAACGGCGCGGATGACGTCGTGGAATATACGTTGAATGAGCTCCTTCCGCATTCCTTTGGACCGGAGGATCTTTCGTAGCGAGTTAAAATAACGATAAAAAAGACTTCTTCCGAGCGTCGAAAGACGGGGAAGAAGTCTTTTTGTTTGTCAGAGTTGCAGAATGGCTTTGGCCAATAAGAAGAAGACCACTAATCCGCTGGCGTCGATGATGGTAGTGATGAGCGGCGCCGCCATCAAGGCCGGATCCACACCGAGGCGCTCCGCGAGAAGCGGCAGCATGCCGCCGAGAAGCTTGGAAAAAAGCACAATCACCATGACGGCTAAGCCGACGACGATGCCGACAATCGGATCATTCGGCGGGAAGAAGGCCACACGCAGGAAGGAAAGGAAACCCAATACAAAGCCGACACAGAGGGCGACGCGAAATTCTTTCCAGAGGACCTTGGGCGCATCTTTCATATCAATATCGCCAGTGGCTAATCCGCGAATGATGAGGGTGGAACTTTGCGCACCCGTGTTACCGCCAGTGTCCGTAAGCATTGGTATAAAGGTGACAAGGATGGGCAACGCCAGAAAGGCATGTTCAAACGAACCTAAAATCAAACCGTTCAGCATCCCGGAAAGCATGAGAAACAGCAGCCAAGGCAAGCGGCTTTTGGCCATATCCCATACGCTGGTATCAAAATATTCTTTGTCGTTGGGGCTAATCGCGGCCATGATCTGAAAGTCTTCGCTCGCAGCCTGTTCCGAAATATCCAACGCGTCGTCCGCGGTGATGATGCCGACAATGCGCGATTCCGAATCCGTCACCGGAAGAGCACTAAAATCGTAGCGTGAAATAATATCCAGCGCGTCCTCCTGATCGGTGTCTGTTGTAATGGAGATGATGTGATCGTGCATGACATCCACAATATTTTGGTCATCATCGGCGGAAAGAAGCTCCCGAACGGAGAGGACGCCTAAAAGCTTGAGATCTTTGCTGGTGACATAGACTTCTGAAAAGGAATCCAGAAGTTGCTTCTCATTGCGAATTTTATCGATAGCTTCTCGCACCGTCATGAAAGGATAAATCTGAATAAATTCCGCGCTCATGACGCTTCCGGCGGATTGATCGCTGTATTTCAAAAAGCGATTGAGCTGCTCGCGCTTTTTTGGCGTTGCATTTTGTAGAACGGCTCGCACGGCATTGGCCGGCATTTCCTCCAGAAGGTCAACCGCATCATCAACATATAGACCTTCAAAAATCGAGGCCGTCTGCGCCGTGGTGAACAGAGCAACCAGATCCAGTGCGCGGGGCAGACTTAAATAGGAGAAGACATGGGCCGCTTTGTCTTTCGTCATGAAACGAAAGAACATGGCAGCCTCTTCCGCCGGCTCCTCTTCCAAAATCGTCGCGATATCTGCCGCGTGCATATCTTCAATATGCTTGCGGACACCAACCACATCTTTTTTTTCAATTAATTCATTGAGTTTCTCTAAAAAAGTTTTATTTTCCATTTTGCACCTCCGTCATGGTTCGCACGGCAATGCAAACGTCTCCTACTAAACAGGAAAATGAGCGTTTCTCAGGCGAGAAAAACAGAACGAGAAAAAATGACATCCTCTCCCGAAAGGCGTTCATTCATCGAACTTCGAGGCTCAGTCGGTGGCGTTTCTGCATTGTCCGAATGGTTCACAGGTCCCATTTTGAACTCCTTTCTTCTTGAGAATTCATGGGTGCTCGGCACCCCGCTTTTCATTTTAGGCGCTAAACGGAAAAATGGCAAGAAAAAGAACGGCATTCCTCCGAAAGGAAGGAATGCCGCTTTTTTTCTATAGTGTATAGGATTATGGAGCATAGAATGGCATGCGAAGGAGACGATGCGCTTATTCCATCGCCGCGAGAGCCCGATCCGCCTGGATAGCAAGCGCACATTCCATGCGCTTGCGGAAAAGCGTGCAGCTGAAGGGTACAGTTCCCGTCAGCGAACCGGAAGCATGCAGGGCATTGGCCGCACAGCCACCGGAACAGTAGAGCTTGGCCCAACAGTCGGCACATTCCGGATGGGAATAGCAGTTGCATTCCTTAAACGGTTCGGTCACTTCCGGTTTTGTAATACCTTCCCATACATTTCCTACGACGAAGGCTTCCTCGCCGACAAATTGATGGCAGGGATACAGATCGCCCTGCGGCGTTACGGCCAGATATTCGACACCGCTTCCACATCCGGAAATCCGTTTATGGATGCAGGGGCCGCCCTCCAAATTCATCATGAAATGATAGAACACAAAGGGATGATCGGAAGAAGGAAGATCGTCGACGCTGCCGCCTTCTTGCGTGATCTTACGTGCCAGACGGTTTCGACGAATCATTTCCCCGGCGAGTGTATCGTACTCGCCAAGAAGCGTTGGTAAATCATCGGGACCGAGCATGTAGGGTTCTTTCGGGTCGCCGATGACCGGTTCCATGGAAAGACGATAGAAGCCAAGATTGGCCATATGCAGCACATCTTGAAAAAAGTCAACATTGTTCTTTGTGAAGGTGCCGCGCATGTAATATTCTTTGTCGCCGCGTTGTTTAACAAAGGCGCGAAAACGGGGAACGATGCGATCATAGCTGCCGCGACCGTCAATGGTGTGGCGAAGGCGATCATGTACTTCCTTTCGTCCATCCAAGGAGAGCACCACATTGTGCATCTCTCGATTCAGAAAGTCCGTCACCTCGTCATCCAGCAGCATTCCGTTTGTCGTGAAGGTGAAGCGCAAGTGTTTTCCGGTTTCGGCCTCTTTTGCCCGTGCGTAGGCAACAGTGTCCTTTACAAGAGACCAATTGAGCATGGGCTCTCCACCGAAGAAATCCACATCGATTTGCCGATGGGGGCCGGACGTGTCCAGCACAAAATCAATGGCGCGCTCCGCAACCTCTTGGGTCATTAACGCCCGCTCGCCGTGGTATTTTCCCTGGCTGGCAAAGCAATAGTCGCAATCCAGGTTGCAGGTATGGGCAACATTTAGGCAGAGGGCCTTAACATAGGTTTTGCGGTCGCGTAAGTTCAGCGCCAGCTCCGCATAGGGATCTTCCGTAAACAGGCGTTTTTGTGAAATAAGCGTGGCCAGATCCGTTAACGCTTCCTCCGCTTCTTCTGCGGAAAACGCAGGGGAGGAGGAAAGCACGCGAGCCTTTGCTTCTTTTCGCGTCACGTCGTCGATGCCCTTGCCGGGCTGGAACACTCCTTCCTTCTGCAATGCTGTCAACTCGGCCAACAGCGCGTAGGAAAGTTCGTCTAAAATATGAACCGCGCCGGAATACACATCCAGCGCGATTTTATGGCCTTGCGATTGAAAATAATGAATCATCAATACTCGTCGTTTCTTACTTTGACGCGTGTTCGCAGTCCTGGTTGGCAATACCGCAGGACGTTTTGCATGCCGACTGGCAGGATGTCTGGCATTCGCCGCAGCCGCCTTCTTGTGCGCTCTTTTGGAGATCACGGGTTTGCAAACTGATAATATGTTTCATCTTGTCCTCCTCAGGATTATGACCGATGGTCCTATAGTTTTCCCCTATGGGTTTCTTTCATTTTACGTGCGAGTGGGCGAAGCGTCAACTATTCTCGGATAAGGAAATGGATTCGGCCAGCTGCGCACCCACCACGTAGAGCGAGAGCTTTTGGAAGGGAACGCCCTCCGGGCGGCGGTCGGTACGCAATCGCACGCCGCGTGAAGCCATGCCTTCCAGGGCATCCAACGTATTCTGACGGATCTGTTCTCCGGGCATTAAAAGCGGAATGCCGGGCGGATAGGTCCATAGCGCTTCTGCCGCGACATAGCCTGCCGTATCCGACAGCAACACGTCCGATTTGGGGGCGCGTCTTGCCTGCGCAATCGAAAGCACCTGCACCGGCAAAGACGGGAGCGTAGCGACCGGACGCTTTTTCGGCGTTTTCGTCAACTGTGCATCAATCGCGAGGATTGCCTCAACGAGGGAAGGGAAAATGGCCGGATCATCGCCGATGGACAGCAACAAAAGCACGTGTTCGGCTTGTGCCATTTCCGGTTCAAAGCCTTTCTCTCGCAGGCGATTAGCAAGTTCCGGGCCGGAAATGGAGGCTTGTGCCGTGGAAAGAACGACACGAAACGGATCATCCGGTAGGGAAGAAGGTTCATCAAAATCCATCCATTCCAGAACCTGGAGCGCATCCAATCCTTTTGCCGAAGAAAGCCAGGCGTTCAGAACTTCCTGATGGCGGCTCACGCCTTCCTTTTCCATGAGACGAAGGCAATGATCGATCGAGGCCAAAAGGATGTGGGAGGGCGAACTGGTTTCAAAAATAGAAATCGCCCGCGCAAGCTCCGTGCAATCTACGGTTTTCGCCGCATGGACCAGTGCCGCCGGGGTTAATGCAGGCAAGGTTTTATGCAGGCTTTCCACAACGAGATCCGCTCCGTCTGCTACGGCATCCGAAAAGTGCGGCAAAAAGTCTGCCAGATAGCGAAGGTGCGCCCCGTGTGCCTGATCCACCATGAGTTTCGCTCCATGTGCATGGCAGAGCTCGGCAATCGCACGGATGTCGCAGCGTCGCCCCTCAAATGTGGGGGAGGTCAATAGAACCGCTTTAATACCGGGAAAAGCTTCTAGCGCCGCTTGCACCTGTTCCGGACGAATTGGCCCGGGAATGCCCGGCGGCACCAAATCCGGCATGAGATAGACCGGCTTGAGACGCAGCAGTTCCACTGCGTGATAGAGGCTTTGATGACTTCCACGGGAAAGCAGAACATAGGATCCGGGCGGGCAGAGGGTATACACTCCCGCCAGATTTCCACCGGTGGAGCCTTGTACCATATAAAACGATGTGGCGGCACCGACGGATTGGGCGACTTCTTGCAATCGTTCACGCAGGGCGCGATCGGGATGATGAAGATCCCAGGTGCCTTCAATTTCCGTGACATCCAATCCATAGGGCAACGCGTCGCCATAGTGGGGATTGCGCTTGTGGCCGGGCATGTGCAGGGGATAGAGACCGTTCTCGCGGACGCTCTGAAGCGTCTCCAGATAATCGGTCTTTTTCGAAAGCGAGTCGGACGGATTCATGTGCCCTCCTTTCCTTCACAGATGGTTCCTCTTTGTTTATAACATGCGGACTTTCCATACGTTTTCCCTTATAATAAGAGAAATGTATAATGAATAGGACGGTCGTACGAAATCCGTCCACAACATACGTAGCATTATATCGTTTATTCTCTACGTGTCGAACATTTTTGCTGAAAGGAGACGACATGCGCGAGTTCAAAACCATCCTTCCGTTCATAAAGGAAAA
This window contains:
- a CDS encoding NAD(P)/FAD-dependent oxidoreductase — translated: MTEKRDKANKRVDILIIGGGPAGLSAALYAARSGKSVVVLEKETIGGQMMSTATIENVPGGDSDPSVLATRMQEQAERFGALFARGEVIRVCLDTTPKRIETEDTIWDAGAVILATGANPRKLGLDGEDAYVGRGLGYCATCDGPFFTGLPIYVVGGGDAAFDESLYLSTLSDNVTILYRGHTPRAAKLLQERAQASGKIHVVLNTEVVRLGGDPMLTSFVMRNNVTGKEETVEGDFGLFIYIGMIPNTALFRGQVKLDDGGYIVAGEDTTTDVAGVFAAGDVRTKTVRQIVGALSDGATAAIHAGRYLDQK
- a CDS encoding metallophosphoesterase, yielding MTSQRKPKKKSLFSDLMVKWHRVILLVLSALVILGLLFSFYRSNMTFKTTEYTVASPYLPNAFNNYRIAQISDLHNNVFGKNGSKLQEAIEEANPNIVVLTGDIISRRTQNTDAVIEELKPIAEKYPTYYIRGNHELYRDQNMENAEAFYKALDAIGVVRLENRTVTLLHREATIHLAGLTEPLGCYEYSSPPKMEELLGKKGDGYTVLLAHNPLPFQTYVDWGADLILSGHVHGGVIRLPFIGGVLSPERSFFPAYSKGVYQSGKQSMVVSVGMGGTKFPFRLFNDQELVIITLTSQSIH
- a CDS encoding thymidine phosphorylase — its product is MNIVDIILKKRDGQALTDEEIHYFVDGVKTKTLPDYQISALLMAIYFSGMNGHEVASLTREMALSGDCLSFPALRHPIVDKHSSGGVGDKTTLVIAPVVAACGLPIAKLSGRGLGFTGGTIDKLESIPGFRTEISEEEFTQFVSQDGIAIIGQSADIAPVDKVLYALRDVTGTVDSLPLIAASIMSKKLADGSDAIVLDVKFGSGAFMKTPEEAIELAEMMVSIGEENGKKTIALVTDMTQPLGCAVGNAMEVKEALDTLRGEGPVDFRAECYALAEAMLMAGERAKNEEEAQRLVHDAITSGKALAKMKAMVMNQGGDVSYIEDPSLFPKAQYSLAGRAQQDGVVSAINAETIGKSSLLLGAGRRRTEDRIDPAVGLYVHKKVGDTVKKGEILFTVEANDESRGAEAVALAQSAYTLTTQSVQRAHTPVYAVVRKDGVIRTEKNA
- the cdd gene encoding cytidine deaminase, whose translation is MQKWTRQNCPQKALVDAAEDALEYAYSPYSHFQVGAALLDDHGVIWSGCNIENAAFSPGTCAERTALYKAVSEGVRSFQAIAIVGRQEGEQTLTASFTTPCGVCRQVLSEFCAKKMPVYVANGADDVVEYTLNELLPHSFGPEDLS
- the mgtE gene encoding magnesium transporter; protein product: MENKTFLEKLNELIEKKDVVGVRKHIEDMHAADIATILEEEPAEEAAMFFRFMTKDKAAHVFSYLSLPRALDLVALFTTAQTASIFEGLYVDDAVDLLEEMPANAVRAVLQNATPKKREQLNRFLKYSDQSAGSVMSAEFIQIYPFMTVREAIDKIRNEKQLLDSFSEVYVTSKDLKLLGVLSVRELLSADDDQNIVDVMHDHIISITTDTDQEDALDIISRYDFSALPVTDSESRIVGIITADDALDISEQAASEDFQIMAAISPNDKEYFDTSVWDMAKSRLPWLLFLMLSGMLNGLILGSFEHAFLALPILVTFIPMLTDTGGNTGAQSSTLIIRGLATGDIDMKDAPKVLWKEFRVALCVGFVLGFLSFLRVAFFPPNDPIVGIVVGLAVMVIVLFSKLLGGMLPLLAERLGVDPALMAAPLITTIIDASGLVVFFLLAKAILQL
- the scfB gene encoding thioether cross-link-forming SCIFF peptide maturase, whose translation is MIHYFQSQGHKIALDVYSGAVHILDELSYALLAELTALQKEGVFQPGKGIDDVTRKEAKARVLSSSPAFSAEEAEEALTDLATLISQKRLFTEDPYAELALNLRDRKTYVKALCLNVAHTCNLDCDYCFASQGKYHGERALMTQEVAERAIDFVLDTSGPHRQIDVDFFGGEPMLNWSLVKDTVAYARAKEAETGKHLRFTFTTNGMLLDDEVTDFLNREMHNVVLSLDGRKEVHDRLRHTIDGRGSYDRIVPRFRAFVKQRGDKEYYMRGTFTKNNVDFFQDVLHMANLGFYRLSMEPVIGDPKEPYMLGPDDLPTLLGEYDTLAGEMIRRNRLARKITQEGGSVDDLPSSDHPFVFYHFMMNLEGGPCIHKRISGCGSGVEYLAVTPQGDLYPCHQFVGEEAFVVGNVWEGITKPEVTEPFKECNCYSHPECADCWAKLYCSGGCAANALHASGSLTGTVPFSCTLFRKRMECALAIQADRALAAME
- the scfA gene encoding six-cysteine ranthipeptide SCIFF; protein product: MKHIISLQTRDLQKSAQEGGCGECQTSCQSACKTSCGIANQDCEHASK
- a CDS encoding aminotransferase class I/II-fold pyridoxal phosphate-dependent enzyme, which codes for MNPSDSLSKKTDYLETLQSVRENGLYPLHMPGHKRNPHYGDALPYGLDVTEIEGTWDLHHPDRALRERLQEVAQSVGAATSFYMVQGSTGGNLAGVYTLCPPGSYVLLSRGSHQSLYHAVELLRLKPVYLMPDLVPPGIPGPIRPEQVQAALEAFPGIKAVLLTSPTFEGRRCDIRAIAELCHAHGAKLMVDQAHGAHLRYLADFLPHFSDAVADGADLVVESLHKTLPALTPAALVHAAKTVDCTELARAISIFETSSPSHILLASIDHCLRLMEKEGVSRHQEVLNAWLSSAKGLDALQVLEWMDFDEPSSLPDDPFRVVLSTAQASISGPELANRLREKGFEPEMAQAEHVLLLLSIGDDPAIFPSLVEAILAIDAQLTKTPKKRPVATLPSLPVQVLSIAQARRAPKSDVLLSDTAGYVAAEALWTYPPGIPLLMPGEQIRQNTLDALEGMASRGVRLRTDRRPEGVPFQKLSLYVVGAQLAESISLSENS